From one bacterium Scap17 genomic stretch:
- a CDS encoding sulfite exporter TauE/SafE family protein — translation MELFSAYPLHWILGLIAALIVTGMIAGVMAGLLGVGGGIVIVPVLFHLFSLLGVDEAVRMHQAVGTSLATIIPTSIMSARAHYAKGNLDPAILKRLLPGVIIGVIIGGLLSNLFSGAVLMGLFATVAFLVALNMFRRQSTVLGNGLPGPLGSSALGTFIGSVSTLMGIGGGTLSVPTLSTLGTPMHLAVGTGAALGLVISLPGTASFLLNGIGEPNLLPGSIGYVNLLGFAAIVPATMLCAPIGAKLAHAMDAAKLKKVFAIFLMFTALRMFYDLFTGS, via the coding sequence ATGGAACTGTTCTCAGCCTATCCACTGCACTGGATTCTCGGCCTGATCGCCGCACTGATCGTCACCGGCATGATCGCCGGCGTGATGGCCGGCCTGCTGGGGGTCGGCGGCGGCATCGTCATCGTGCCCGTGCTCTTTCACCTCTTCAGCCTGCTGGGCGTCGATGAAGCTGTGCGCATGCACCAGGCGGTCGGCACCTCGCTTGCGACCATCATTCCTACCTCGATCATGTCGGCCAGGGCCCACTACGCCAAGGGCAATCTGGACCCGGCGATTCTCAAGCGCCTGCTGCCGGGCGTGATCATCGGCGTCATCATCGGCGGCCTGCTCTCCAACCTGTTCAGTGGTGCGGTACTGATGGGGCTGTTTGCCACCGTGGCCTTCCTGGTCGCGCTCAACATGTTCCGCCGTCAGTCCACCGTGCTGGGCAATGGCCTGCCGGGCCCGCTGGGCAGCAGCGCACTGGGTACCTTCATCGGGAGTGTCTCGACGCTGATGGGCATCGGCGGCGGCACCCTGAGCGTACCGACCCTGAGCACCCTGGGCACCCCTATGCACCTGGCCGTCGGCACGGGCGCGGCGCTGGGCCTGGTCATCAGTCTGCCGGGCACCGCCAGCTTCCTGCTCAATGGCATCGGCGAACCGAACCTGCTGCCGGGCTCCATCGGCTACGTCAATCTGCTCGGCTTCGCCGCCATTGTCCCGGCCACCATGCTGTGCGCCCCGATCGGCGCGAAGCTGGCTCACGCGATGGACGCCGCCAAGCTCAAGAAGGTCTTCGCCATCTTCCTGATGTTTACGGCACTGCGCATGTTCTACGACCTGTTCACCGGTAGCTGA